One Aphidius gifuensis isolate YNYX2018 linkage group LG3, ASM1490517v1, whole genome shotgun sequence DNA window includes the following coding sequences:
- the LOC122852078 gene encoding zinc finger-containing ubiquitin peptidase 1-like isoform X2: MTIGEKRVRKRQKCTPDNDMMAFIDDDSLMDDSLKEDEPQEMSSSGMLHPSSSSSFHNGWNNQSWNKRHCDGLSKKVDPVNCNNNNNNNNNINNNNDDEKDVDVRDNYYNNSTNAAGHGSPLRTSLNLKLNSCTSSKPLPILDCPMCPYSSNCPERLQEHINRQHFDLTSPSFPPESLTDCKDNVNDNNDIFNCPLCIKSFKDASELEIHVNIEHKDILSPSNGSLSAHSDTIPEFIPESVIPTCPVCSSTSFCTHEELERHVEEHFSKNRTPSPITPDSSCDRMLARDMEKQGRERDKEVMRLREQKEFELLRAQYGMDNQGNFREQSVTNMQKAVFAGEMSVSDYYERQIELKAAEHNGIDDGRSSTKGLVPSIKAVSQSSSNVINTWMCSTVDHYASTYGDKGWGCGYRNCQMLFSCLLRHNGYNDLLYKAWSLIGGNNSGNYTGDNPSRSALPSLSRLQRMIEFAWSQGFDAPGAEQLGSKLVNTRKWIGPTEVVTLLSSLRIKCKMVDFHRPTRSDGCHPELFNWVLQYFQKNDDFKPPLYLQHQGHSRTIMGVEQLKDGSIIMLVLDPSHTPMQMNQFNATNTASGAMRLIRKSPAAMKARQYQIVAVVGTIDSESSYQLSKVLQSDRIPNDR, from the exons atgaCTATTGGAGAAAAACGAGTGCGAAAGAGACAAAAATG caCACCTGATAATGACATGATGGCATTCATTGATGACGATTCATTGATGGATGATTCGTTAAAAGAAGACGAACCCCAAGAAATGTCTTCATCGGGAATGCTTCATCCGTCTTCTTCGTCATCGTTTCACAATGGCTGGAATAATCAATCTTGGAATAAACGTCATTGTGATGGTTTGTCAAAGAAAGTAGATCCTgtcaattgtaataataacaataacaacaacaacaacattaacaataacaacgaTGACGAAAAAGATGTTGATGTTagagataattattataataattcaacaaatgcaGCTGGACATGGTTCACCTCTTCGTACAAGTTTAAATCTCAAATTAAATTCGTGTACCTCGTCAAAACCACTACCAATTTTGGATTGTCCAATGTGTCCTTACAGTTCAAATTGCCCTGAACGTCTTCAAGAGCATATTAATAGACAACACTTTGATTTGACATCACCATCATTTCCACCAGAATCATTGACTGATTGTAAAGacaatgttaatgataataatgatatttttaattgtcctCTTtgtataaaatcatttaaagaTGCTTCAGAACTTGAAATTCATGTTAATATTGAGCACAAAGATATTCTTAGTCCTTCAAATGGCTCATTATCAGCTCATTCAGATACAATACCAGAATTTATACCTGAAAGTGTCATACCAACTTGTCCAGTATGTTCAAGCACATCATTTTGTACACATGAAGAATTAGAACGTCATGTTGAAGAACATTTTAGTAAAAATCGTACACCATCACCAATAACACCTGATTCATCATGTGATCGTATGTTAGCTCGTGATATGGAAAAACAAGGAAGAGAAAGAGATAAAGAAGTTATGAGATTACGAGAACAAAAAGAATTCGAATTATTAAGAGCACAATATGGTATGGATAATCAAGGTAATTTTCGTGAACAAAGTGTTACAAATATGCAAAAAGCTGTATTTGCTGGTGAAATGAGTGTTTCTGATTATTATGAAagacaaattgaattaaaagcTGCTGAACATAATGGTATTGATGATGGGCGTTCATCTAcaaaag gATTAGTGCCAAGCATCAAAGCAGTAAGTCAATCAAGTAGTAATGTGATAAATACATGGATGTGTTCAACTGTTGATCATTATGCCTCAACCTATGGTGATAAAGGCTGGGGATGTGGTTACAGAAATTGCCAAATGTTATTTTCTTGTCTTCTTAGACATAATGGCTATAATGATTTACTTTATAAAGCATGGTCATTAATTGGTGGTAATAATAGTGGTAATTATACTGGTGATAATCCATCAAGAAGTGCCTTACCATCACTTTCACGATTACAAAGAATGATTGAATTTGCATGGTCACAAGGTTTTGATGCCCCAGGTGCTGAGCAACTTGGTAGTAAATTAGTTAATACAAGAAAATGGATTGGACCAACTGAAGTTGTTACATTGCTATCTAGTTTAcgtataaaatgtaaaatggtTGATTTTCATCGACCAACTAGATCTGATGGATGTCATccagaattatttaattgggTATTacagtattttcaaaaaaatgatgattttaaaccACCACTTTATCTTCAGCATCAAG GTCATAGCAGAACAATCATGGGTGTTGAACAGCTCAAAGATGGTTCTATAATAATGTTGGTACTTGATCCAAGTCATACACCAATGCAAATGAATCAGTTTAATGCAACAAATACTGCATCTGGAGCAATGAGACTCATTAGAAAATCACCAGCTGCTATGAAAGCTAGACAGTATCAAATAGTTGCTGTTGTTGGTACCATTGATTCTGAATCAAGCTATCAA ctcagTAAAGTTTTGCAATCTGATAGAATTCCCAATGACAGATGA
- the LOC122852078 gene encoding zinc finger-containing ubiquitin peptidase 1-like isoform X1 has translation MASCKPPEMMYTCEICGLEGFNDEEMRSHMVLYHLQGAVNCPFCDLVEISPAKMLIHVNSAHLEYLTPSTPDNDMMAFIDDDSLMDDSLKEDEPQEMSSSGMLHPSSSSSFHNGWNNQSWNKRHCDGLSKKVDPVNCNNNNNNNNNINNNNDDEKDVDVRDNYYNNSTNAAGHGSPLRTSLNLKLNSCTSSKPLPILDCPMCPYSSNCPERLQEHINRQHFDLTSPSFPPESLTDCKDNVNDNNDIFNCPLCIKSFKDASELEIHVNIEHKDILSPSNGSLSAHSDTIPEFIPESVIPTCPVCSSTSFCTHEELERHVEEHFSKNRTPSPITPDSSCDRMLARDMEKQGRERDKEVMRLREQKEFELLRAQYGMDNQGNFREQSVTNMQKAVFAGEMSVSDYYERQIELKAAEHNGIDDGRSSTKGLVPSIKAVSQSSSNVINTWMCSTVDHYASTYGDKGWGCGYRNCQMLFSCLLRHNGYNDLLYKAWSLIGGNNSGNYTGDNPSRSALPSLSRLQRMIEFAWSQGFDAPGAEQLGSKLVNTRKWIGPTEVVTLLSSLRIKCKMVDFHRPTRSDGCHPELFNWVLQYFQKNDDFKPPLYLQHQGHSRTIMGVEQLKDGSIIMLVLDPSHTPMQMNQFNATNTASGAMRLIRKSPAAMKARQYQIVAVVGTIDSESSYQLSKVLQSDRIPNDR, from the exons caCACCTGATAATGACATGATGGCATTCATTGATGACGATTCATTGATGGATGATTCGTTAAAAGAAGACGAACCCCAAGAAATGTCTTCATCGGGAATGCTTCATCCGTCTTCTTCGTCATCGTTTCACAATGGCTGGAATAATCAATCTTGGAATAAACGTCATTGTGATGGTTTGTCAAAGAAAGTAGATCCTgtcaattgtaataataacaataacaacaacaacaacattaacaataacaacgaTGACGAAAAAGATGTTGATGTTagagataattattataataattcaacaaatgcaGCTGGACATGGTTCACCTCTTCGTACAAGTTTAAATCTCAAATTAAATTCGTGTACCTCGTCAAAACCACTACCAATTTTGGATTGTCCAATGTGTCCTTACAGTTCAAATTGCCCTGAACGTCTTCAAGAGCATATTAATAGACAACACTTTGATTTGACATCACCATCATTTCCACCAGAATCATTGACTGATTGTAAAGacaatgttaatgataataatgatatttttaattgtcctCTTtgtataaaatcatttaaagaTGCTTCAGAACTTGAAATTCATGTTAATATTGAGCACAAAGATATTCTTAGTCCTTCAAATGGCTCATTATCAGCTCATTCAGATACAATACCAGAATTTATACCTGAAAGTGTCATACCAACTTGTCCAGTATGTTCAAGCACATCATTTTGTACACATGAAGAATTAGAACGTCATGTTGAAGAACATTTTAGTAAAAATCGTACACCATCACCAATAACACCTGATTCATCATGTGATCGTATGTTAGCTCGTGATATGGAAAAACAAGGAAGAGAAAGAGATAAAGAAGTTATGAGATTACGAGAACAAAAAGAATTCGAATTATTAAGAGCACAATATGGTATGGATAATCAAGGTAATTTTCGTGAACAAAGTGTTACAAATATGCAAAAAGCTGTATTTGCTGGTGAAATGAGTGTTTCTGATTATTATGAAagacaaattgaattaaaagcTGCTGAACATAATGGTATTGATGATGGGCGTTCATCTAcaaaag gATTAGTGCCAAGCATCAAAGCAGTAAGTCAATCAAGTAGTAATGTGATAAATACATGGATGTGTTCAACTGTTGATCATTATGCCTCAACCTATGGTGATAAAGGCTGGGGATGTGGTTACAGAAATTGCCAAATGTTATTTTCTTGTCTTCTTAGACATAATGGCTATAATGATTTACTTTATAAAGCATGGTCATTAATTGGTGGTAATAATAGTGGTAATTATACTGGTGATAATCCATCAAGAAGTGCCTTACCATCACTTTCACGATTACAAAGAATGATTGAATTTGCATGGTCACAAGGTTTTGATGCCCCAGGTGCTGAGCAACTTGGTAGTAAATTAGTTAATACAAGAAAATGGATTGGACCAACTGAAGTTGTTACATTGCTATCTAGTTTAcgtataaaatgtaaaatggtTGATTTTCATCGACCAACTAGATCTGATGGATGTCATccagaattatttaattgggTATTacagtattttcaaaaaaatgatgattttaaaccACCACTTTATCTTCAGCATCAAG GTCATAGCAGAACAATCATGGGTGTTGAACAGCTCAAAGATGGTTCTATAATAATGTTGGTACTTGATCCAAGTCATACACCAATGCAAATGAATCAGTTTAATGCAACAAATACTGCATCTGGAGCAATGAGACTCATTAGAAAATCACCAGCTGCTATGAAAGCTAGACAGTATCAAATAGTTGCTGTTGTTGGTACCATTGATTCTGAATCAAGCTATCAA ctcagTAAAGTTTTGCAATCTGATAGAATTCCCAATGACAGATGA